In the Chryseobacterium sp. MYb264 genome, one interval contains:
- a CDS encoding alginate export family protein translates to MYTPFSMLKSTSISFFKITIVLILLCSETLSAQSFKLLRYDENYEYLKDSADSFYNKVKFLPLNEKKDIYLSFGGEARYEYVDFNNEDWGRLNIGHNNFFLQRYDLHADLHLGKNIRIFSQVRSALQNGRKNGSRGIDEDQLSIQNLFIDADLIHKNNHKLTFRVGRQELDYGSGRLISVREGPNARLSFTGAKVMYSHKNVSVDAFAMMADSINTGVFDNKVSKQLNLWGTYSKIIIPKAGNLDLYYIGIRRDESVFEVGTAKEKRHTIGGRFWKYGGGFIYNLEAAYQFGTFGNEDISAWTGSVDIGYLFENVKFKPSINLRNDYISGDKSKEDGKLNTFNPLYPKGGYFGFSPQVGPVNLIDIHPYATLDLTSKLKMQVDIVFNWRYSLNDGVYRPSGVLNRPGSSSDKRYIGTAYLTNFTYSFNRYFSLVSGLQYFQKGSFIEDIIPNAKSGIFYNIRVGFKF, encoded by the coding sequence ATGTATACACCATTTTCAATGTTGAAATCCACTTCCATATCGTTTTTTAAAATAACCATTGTTTTGATTCTTTTGTGTTCAGAAACACTGTCGGCTCAAAGCTTTAAGCTCCTGCGCTACGATGAGAATTATGAATATTTAAAAGACTCAGCAGATAGTTTTTATAATAAGGTTAAATTTCTTCCGCTCAATGAAAAGAAGGATATCTATCTGTCTTTCGGTGGCGAAGCACGGTATGAGTATGTAGATTTCAACAACGAAGATTGGGGCAGGCTGAATATTGGGCACAACAACTTTTTTCTGCAACGGTATGATCTTCACGCAGATTTGCATCTCGGAAAAAATATCAGAATATTTTCACAAGTCCGAAGCGCTTTACAGAACGGAAGAAAAAATGGTTCCAGAGGAATTGATGAAGATCAGTTAAGTATTCAGAATCTATTTATTGATGCTGATTTGATTCATAAAAATAATCATAAACTAACATTCAGAGTGGGGCGACAGGAACTGGATTACGGTTCGGGAAGATTAATTTCCGTAAGAGAAGGTCCCAATGCAAGACTTTCTTTTACCGGAGCTAAAGTGATGTATTCCCACAAAAATGTTTCTGTAGATGCATTTGCGATGATGGCAGACAGCATCAACACAGGAGTTTTTGATAATAAAGTCTCAAAACAGCTCAATCTTTGGGGTACTTATTCGAAAATCATTATTCCGAAAGCCGGAAACCTCGATCTGTACTATATCGGAATTCGAAGAGACGAATCTGTTTTTGAAGTAGGAACAGCCAAAGAAAAACGCCATACCATTGGCGGAAGATTTTGGAAATATGGCGGCGGATTCATTTATAATCTGGAAGCAGCGTATCAGTTCGGAACTTTTGGAAACGAAGATATCAGCGCGTGGACGGGCTCTGTCGACATCGGATATCTCTTTGAAAATGTAAAATTCAAACCAAGCATCAACTTGCGAAACGATTATATTTCCGGTGATAAATCCAAAGAAGACGGAAAGCTGAATACGTTCAATCCTCTCTATCCAAAAGGCGGTTATTTTGGCTTCAGTCCGCAGGTTGGGCCGGTCAATTTAATTGATATTCATCCGTATGCGACATTGGATTTAACGTCAAAGCTAAAAATGCAGGTCGATATCGTTTTTAACTGGCGATATTCCCTGAACGACGGGGTTTACCGACCAAGCGGAGTCTTGAATCGTCCTGGAAGCAGCTCAGACAAAAGATATATCGGAACAGCTTATTTAACCAATTTCACCTACAGTTTTAATAGATATTTTTCTTTGGTGAGCGGACTTCAGTATTTTCAGAAAGGATCTTTTATCGAAGATATTATTCCGAATGCGAAGAGCGGTATCTTCTACAATATTCGCGTAGGATTCAAATTTTAA
- a CDS encoding M17 family peptidase N-terminal domain-containing protein codes for MQKTISKYISWSKTMFTALILTTSTTTFISAQTAETKTAIGTSKIWGTVDGVSVVGLVQGPSAAVADLQIACVFEYTDGDIFNPPALPKELNGIVHLDEALKGAVTEVRKTGKFKGHALETLLIAPPKGSLSSKKLLLIGLGNRNSFDAELMKEIGSVAMREALKLQVKTVSFASDIKDAGIDSPTALVAENVVLGAFDAYRTQTYLNTQHLSDKIKLQKLILLAGPSFFTVAGGGIQEAISKLNTK; via the coding sequence ATGCAAAAAACAATTTCAAAATACATCAGCTGGTCTAAAACAATGTTCACCGCATTGATTTTAACCACTTCAACAACAACATTCATTTCAGCACAAACTGCTGAAACAAAAACAGCCATCGGAACCTCCAAAATTTGGGGAACCGTCGACGGAGTTTCCGTTGTCGGTCTTGTTCAGGGACCTTCAGCAGCAGTCGCAGACTTGCAGATTGCCTGCGTTTTCGAATACACGGACGGTGATATTTTCAATCCGCCTGCGCTTCCAAAAGAACTTAACGGAATAGTTCATTTGGATGAAGCGCTAAAAGGAGCCGTTACCGAAGTCAGAAAAACCGGAAAATTCAAAGGTCATGCGCTAGAAACCCTGCTTATTGCGCCGCCAAAAGGAAGCTTGTCTTCTAAAAAATTATTACTGATCGGTTTAGGAAACAGAAACTCTTTCGATGCCGAATTAATGAAAGAAATCGGAAGTGTAGCAATGAGAGAAGCGTTAAAATTACAGGTGAAAACTGTTTCTTTCGCCAGCGACATCAAAGATGCGGGTATCGATTCTCCAACAGCTCTGGTGGCAGAAAATGTCGTTTTGGGAGCTTTTGATGCGTACAGAACGCAGACGTATTTAAATACTCAGCATTTATCAGATAAAATTAAGTTGCAGAAGCTGATCTTACTGGCCGGACCATCATTTTTTACCGTTGCCGGAGGAGGAATTCAGGAAGCTATTTCAAAATTAAACACCAAATAA
- a CDS encoding amidohydrolase codes for MKADLILYNGKVHSFNKETPEISAVAIKEGKIIAVGKDNLVDQFADDSTKIVDLKKKRVVPGINDSHIHLIRGGLNYNLELRWDGVPSLADALRMLKDQVDRTPSPQWVRVVGGWSEFQFAERRMPTLEEINAIAPETPVFILHLYDRALMNRAALKAVGFNKNTPAPAGGQIERDANGEPTGLIIATPNAMILYSTLAQGPKLSYEHQLNSTRHFMTELNRFGITSVIDAGGGFQNFPDDYQVVNELNEKKQLTVRIAYNLFTQKPKHEFEDFSDWIDTVKLYQGDDMYRHNGAGEMLVFSAADFEDFLQPRPDLPENMEADLEKVVRLLVENRWPFRLHATYNESITRFLNVFEKVNQDIPFNGLPWIFDHAETIDEKNIERVKMLGGGIAIQSRMAYQGEYFTDQYGSAAAESTPPIKKMLEMEVPVGGGSDATRVSSYNPWVSMYWLTVGKTVGGLQLYHETRLERATALELYTKGSAWFSQEQQKKGDIQVGMFADLAILDKDYFTVDDEEIKNIESEMTIVDGKIVYAKGEFSSFAPPSIPILPDWSPTKIYNGYYSEDQSRQMEIVKNAKKESKPLLSSQIHSCAGSCDVHNHNHDHARMSNLPVNNYHAFWGALGCSCFAF; via the coding sequence ATGAAAGCAGACCTAATTTTATACAACGGAAAAGTCCACAGTTTTAATAAAGAAACCCCTGAAATTTCCGCAGTAGCCATTAAAGAAGGTAAAATTATTGCCGTGGGAAAAGACAATTTAGTAGACCAGTTTGCAGATGATTCTACGAAAATTGTTGATCTGAAAAAGAAAAGAGTCGTTCCCGGAATTAATGATTCCCACATTCACCTGATTCGTGGCGGATTAAATTACAACCTTGAACTAAGATGGGATGGCGTTCCTTCTCTAGCCGATGCCTTGAGAATGCTGAAAGATCAGGTCGACCGTACACCTTCTCCGCAATGGGTTCGTGTGGTTGGTGGCTGGTCAGAATTTCAGTTTGCAGAAAGAAGAATGCCGACTTTGGAGGAAATCAACGCGATTGCTCCCGAAACTCCGGTTTTTATTCTGCATTTGTACGACAGAGCTTTGATGAACAGAGCGGCTTTGAAAGCAGTTGGATTCAACAAAAATACACCGGCTCCGGCGGGCGGACAGATCGAAAGAGATGCGAACGGTGAACCGACAGGATTGATTATCGCAACACCAAACGCCATGATTCTATATTCCACACTAGCGCAGGGTCCGAAATTATCTTATGAACATCAATTGAATTCAACGAGACATTTTATGACGGAATTAAACCGTTTCGGAATTACGAGTGTCATTGATGCAGGAGGAGGTTTTCAGAATTTCCCGGATGATTATCAGGTCGTGAATGAACTGAACGAAAAAAAGCAGTTAACAGTAAGGATTGCTTATAATTTATTCACCCAAAAGCCTAAGCACGAATTTGAAGATTTCAGCGATTGGATCGATACGGTAAAATTGTATCAGGGTGATGATATGTACCGTCACAACGGGGCAGGAGAGATGTTGGTATTTTCGGCGGCAGATTTTGAAGATTTTCTTCAGCCAAGACCCGATTTGCCGGAAAACATGGAAGCCGATCTTGAAAAAGTGGTTCGTTTACTGGTAGAAAACCGCTGGCCTTTCAGACTTCATGCTACATACAATGAGAGTATTACTAGATTTTTAAATGTTTTTGAAAAAGTAAATCAGGACATTCCTTTCAACGGATTGCCATGGATTTTTGATCATGCTGAAACCATAGACGAAAAAAATATCGAAAGAGTAAAAATGTTAGGCGGAGGAATCGCAATCCAAAGCAGAATGGCTTACCAAGGTGAATATTTTACCGATCAATATGGTTCTGCTGCTGCGGAAAGTACGCCTCCAATTAAAAAAATGCTGGAAATGGAAGTTCCCGTCGGCGGTGGTTCGGATGCAACGAGAGTGAGCAGTTATAATCCTTGGGTTTCTATGTATTGGTTAACGGTTGGGAAAACGGTTGGCGGACTTCAATTGTATCATGAAACGAGGTTAGAACGAGCAACCGCATTGGAGTTATACACCAAAGGAAGCGCGTGGTTTTCTCAGGAACAGCAGAAGAAAGGGGATATTCAGGTAGGAATGTTTGCTGATTTGGCCATTTTAGATAAAGATTATTTTACGGTTGACGACGAAGAAATTAAAAATATAGAATCTGAAATGACGATCGTAGACGGAAAAATTGTCTACGCAAAAGGAGAGTTTTCAAGCTTTGCACCGCCGTCAATTCCAATTCTGCCGGATTGGTCACCAACAAAAATATACAACGGATATTATTCTGAAGATCAGAGCCGTCAGATGGAAATCGTTAAAAATGCGAAAAAAGAGTCAAAACCATTGTTAAGCTCACAGATTCACAGTTGTGCAGGAAGTTGTGATGTACACAATCACAATCATGACCATGCGAGAATGAGTAATCTTCCGGTTAATAATTATCACGCATTTTGGGGCGCTTTAGGGTGTTCATGCTTTGCTTTTTAA
- a CDS encoding DoxX family protein — translation MEILKQILSSDLGSSFNDIAFLVFRVLLAIQLFRVHGLKKFRLENGQKEIIPNPLGLPDKMNALVASFADLVVPFLIILGLGTRLAVLPTIGVTAIGYFVVHRKDSLEVRDVPFMYTLSLLLILALGAGKYSLDYYLLNIL, via the coding sequence ATGGAAATTTTAAAACAGATCCTTAGCTCAGATTTAGGATCGTCATTTAATGATATCGCTTTTCTTGTTTTCCGTGTGCTTCTGGCAATTCAGCTGTTTAGAGTTCATGGTTTAAAGAAATTCAGACTGGAAAACGGACAGAAAGAAATTATTCCGAATCCGCTTGGGCTTCCTGATAAAATGAATGCTCTGGTGGCCTCATTTGCCGATTTGGTGGTTCCTTTTTTAATTATTTTAGGATTAGGAACGAGATTAGCCGTTTTGCCAACCATTGGCGTAACTGCAATCGGATATTTCGTGGTTCACCGAAAAGATTCTCTGGAAGTTCGAGATGTTCCGTTTATGTACACTTTATCCTTATTACTCATTCTTGCCTTGGGAGCAGGAAAATATTCACTCGATTATTACTTATTAAATATACTTTAG
- a CDS encoding Dps family protein, with the protein MKTSIGIKEENLAKVAEILVETLADEFVLYTKTKKAHWNVEGQDFYNKHLFFEAQYEQLDEIIDNLAERIRTLGHYAPATLREYLALTHLSEHHLEANDSLTYIKELLSDHESILIHLRENIENFAVEFRDAGTSDYITGLLETHEKMAWMLRSHLK; encoded by the coding sequence ATGAAAACATCAATTGGAATTAAAGAAGAAAATTTAGCAAAAGTTGCTGAAATATTGGTTGAAACGTTAGCCGACGAATTTGTATTGTATACCAAAACAAAAAAAGCCCACTGGAACGTAGAAGGACAGGATTTTTATAATAAACATCTGTTTTTTGAAGCGCAATATGAGCAATTAGATGAGATCATCGATAATCTTGCCGAAAGAATCAGAACATTAGGGCATTACGCACCGGCAACGTTGAGAGAATATCTGGCTTTAACGCATCTGTCAGAGCATCATTTAGAAGCCAATGACAGCTTAACATACATCAAAGAATTGCTTTCTGATCACGAAAGTATTTTAATTCATCTTCGTGAAAATATAGAAAATTTTGCTGTTGAATTCCGTGATGCCGGAACAAGTGATTATATCACCGGATTATTAGAAACTCACGAAAAAATGGCGTGGATGCTGCGCTCACATTTAAAATAA
- a CDS encoding YoaK family protein, whose translation MEIKHNIGFVTLLLALIAGYCDTVTFVAADSIFSAHVTGNFIVFAYQFVKGSDIHAWVKLLTFPVFILAVIAGGRIAGKVLNHYTILFWEGFLLLLAGIIVAVLNYNGLFDDVMMYTVVMITVFAMGLQNAFGKLYAKETHGPTTMMTGNVTQASLDFGTLIKNGFKDADALISLKKQLVTILGFLVGCFLGAFAGKQLGLVTLVFPGLAMIICYLYHREK comes from the coding sequence ATGGAAATTAAACATAATATTGGTTTTGTAACCTTACTTCTGGCGTTGATTGCGGGCTATTGTGATACGGTAACTTTCGTGGCGGCAGATTCTATCTTTTCGGCGCACGTTACGGGTAACTTTATCGTTTTTGCTTACCAGTTTGTGAAAGGTTCAGATATTCATGCCTGGGTAAAATTATTAACGTTTCCTGTGTTTATTTTAGCAGTTATCGCTGGAGGAAGAATTGCGGGAAAAGTGCTTAATCATTATACCATTTTATTCTGGGAAGGATTTTTACTCTTACTCGCGGGAATTATCGTTGCTGTTCTCAATTATAACGGGCTTTTTGATGACGTGATGATGTATACCGTAGTGATGATCACGGTTTTTGCCATGGGACTTCAGAACGCTTTTGGAAAATTATATGCTAAAGAAACGCACGGGCCAACAACGATGATGACGGGAAATGTAACCCAAGCCTCATTGGATTTCGGAACGTTGATCAAAAATGGTTTTAAAGATGCAGATGCTTTGATAAGTCTAAAGAAACAGCTGGTGACTATTTTAGGATTTTTGGTCGGGTGTTTTTTAGGCGCTTTTGCAGGGAAGCAATTGGGGTTGGTAACCTTGGTTTTCCCAGGATTGGCAATGATTATCTGCTATCTCTATCACCGCGAAAAATAG
- a CDS encoding tetratricopeptide repeat-containing sensor histidine kinase yields the protein MFLSISLKAQTKENPALLRKQIAASKESPQKIALLQKLSDFYINKRGEAKKDLDSAVILNNEAMKLSLKIKDDLGRGKSMLLDAKINKERGNKEAAFSKVKNSITYFENHKMTEQTGEGYEELSFLYDNDPKNFDAKIKLKEKALALFKSSGSKLKQASVLKDLGELYMIKGDSDKSIEMLKQSLAIYQSLKYQETQGVYNFLTQAEIQKANYEEALKYGIAAEKAAINTNDNTLQLSSIYSNVGMVYYYLRQNDDAMRYWEKALDVAKKNKDNGYVRTVANNMSTMLIRQRKFDQAIAMIKEYKAKYPIDDKQFEMTEDYILFSTYTIKKQFRNAEIYYKKLVSYYGENAERHNNQTSLLRSFVFYHYQTKNYPAMYREATLFDSLAKKNGNDMLRSENHLIWFKADSTQGKYLDAIEHYQLYKKFSDSVFNGEKSKQISSLKIQFETDQKDKNIELLTQKGKLQEIQITNDTFIKYVFIGSIVVLILFILLIYNRSRLKTNANKKLELKRKQIDEQNDQLKKLLAEKEWLVKEIHHRVKNNLQIVISLLNTQSAYLDNEDALMAIQNSQHRMHAMSLIHQKLYQTDNLSTIDMSWYIYELVNYIRECYSSENKIKFTVRAEKVFLDVAQAVPMGLIINEAVINTTKYAFPDDKIGEVVISFKNIGNGDYELMVSDNGVGLPDDFDIEETESLGMNLMRGLTDQLDGNFSLENKNGLKITIIFRKNTEIEAHEK from the coding sequence ATGTTTTTAAGTATATCATTAAAAGCTCAGACCAAAGAAAATCCTGCACTGTTGAGAAAACAAATTGCCGCTTCTAAAGAAAGTCCTCAGAAAATTGCTTTACTGCAAAAGCTGAGCGATTTTTATATTAACAAAAGAGGCGAGGCAAAAAAGGATCTCGACAGTGCAGTGATTTTAAACAACGAAGCAATGAAGCTTAGCCTGAAAATCAAAGACGATTTAGGCAGAGGGAAATCGATGCTTTTGGATGCAAAAATAAATAAGGAAAGAGGGAATAAAGAGGCTGCATTTTCCAAGGTGAAAAATTCCATTACTTATTTTGAAAATCATAAAATGACGGAGCAAACCGGAGAAGGATACGAAGAACTTTCCTTCCTATACGATAATGATCCTAAGAATTTCGATGCTAAAATAAAGCTTAAAGAAAAGGCATTGGCATTGTTTAAAAGTTCGGGATCGAAGCTGAAACAGGCCTCTGTTTTAAAGGATTTGGGCGAACTTTATATGATAAAAGGAGATTCTGATAAATCCATAGAAATGCTGAAACAGTCGCTGGCAATTTATCAGTCGCTAAAGTATCAGGAAACGCAGGGTGTTTATAATTTCCTCACACAGGCTGAAATTCAGAAAGCCAATTACGAAGAAGCTTTAAAATACGGAATTGCAGCAGAGAAAGCGGCAATAAATACCAACGACAATACTTTGCAGCTAAGTTCAATTTACAGCAATGTCGGAATGGTATACTATTACCTTCGTCAGAACGATGACGCCATGAGATATTGGGAAAAAGCGCTGGATGTTGCCAAAAAAAATAAAGATAACGGTTATGTAAGAACGGTTGCCAATAATATGTCTACAATGCTCATCAGACAAAGGAAATTTGATCAGGCTATTGCAATGATTAAAGAATATAAAGCCAAATATCCTATTGATGACAAGCAGTTTGAGATGACGGAAGATTATATTCTTTTCAGCACTTATACGATCAAGAAGCAATTCAGGAATGCTGAGATTTATTATAAAAAACTGGTCAGTTATTATGGTGAAAATGCAGAAAGACATAATAATCAGACTTCGTTGTTGAGGAGCTTTGTTTTTTACCATTATCAGACGAAAAACTATCCTGCCATGTATCGGGAAGCCACTTTGTTTGATTCTTTGGCGAAGAAAAACGGGAATGATATGTTACGCTCTGAAAATCACTTGATTTGGTTTAAAGCAGATTCTACACAAGGGAAATATTTAGACGCAATAGAACATTATCAGTTGTATAAAAAGTTTTCGGATTCTGTTTTTAATGGAGAAAAAAGCAAACAGATCAGCAGCCTGAAAATTCAGTTTGAAACCGATCAGAAAGATAAAAACATTGAATTGCTCACCCAAAAAGGTAAACTTCAGGAAATACAGATCACCAATGATACGTTTATTAAATATGTTTTTATAGGAAGTATTGTTGTTTTGATTTTATTTATCTTATTGATTTACAATCGTTCGAGGCTTAAAACCAACGCCAATAAAAAATTAGAACTAAAACGTAAGCAGATCGATGAGCAAAATGATCAACTTAAAAAACTTCTTGCCGAAAAAGAATGGCTGGTAAAGGAAATTCACCATCGTGTAAAGAATAATTTACAGATTGTCATTAGTTTACTGAATACACAATCGGCTTATCTCGATAATGAAGATGCGTTAATGGCCATTCAGAACAGTCAGCACAGAATGCATGCGATGTCATTGATTCACCAGAAATTATATCAGACTGATAATCTTTCGACAATCGATATGTCCTGGTATATTTATGAATTGGTGAATTATATCAGAGAATGTTATTCATCAGAAAATAAAATTAAGTTCACGGTACGGGCTGAAAAAGTTTTTCTGGATGTAGCTCAGGCGGTTCCGATGGGGCTTATCATCAATGAAGCAGTGATTAATACAACAAAATATGCTTTTCCTGATGATAAAATAGGAGAAGTTGTGATTTCCTTTAAAAATATTGGAAATGGTGATTATGAATTAATGGTTTCCGACAATGGAGTAGGTCTTCCTGATGATTTTGATATTGAAGAAACAGAATCTTTGGGAATGAATTTGATGCGTGGATTAACCGATCAGCTTGATGGAAATTTTTCTCTCGAAAATAAAAACGGATTGAAAATTACCATTATATTTAGAAAAAATACAGAAATTGAAGCCCACGAAAAGTAA
- a CDS encoding sigma-54-dependent transcriptional regulator — protein MKEKILIVEDEFIVANDLKIILIKAGYQVTGIASSVVQARKSIEEKKPDWVLLDIMLKGDLTGIDLAWELREINLPFLYISANTNQTTLEAVKETQPYGFMVKPFRERDLIVMLDIAKYRFDVERGCDFIKNTDNDVIEGIVGKSKVLKDVVEKVRIVAPTDTSVLVIGESGTGKEKVAHSVHELSDRKDKPIVVVNCAALPHSLIESELFGHEKGSFTGANTLRIGKFEQADGGTIFLDEIGELPLDSQVKLLRVLQEKEIERLGGNKTLKVNVRIVAATNRSLEKEVAEGRFRLDLYYRLNVFPIELPPLRERKEDIELLANFFLNKYSTASRRNITLISKDALEQLLNYRWPGNIRELEHLMERSVLLAKNTEIENFELPKSVEQPSEPSHGQLKSMEEMERDHIMNALQSCNGKVSGIGGAAELLKIQPQTLYSKMKKLGIDKGYK, from the coding sequence ATGAAAGAAAAAATCTTAATTGTAGAAGATGAATTTATTGTAGCCAACGACCTCAAAATCATTTTGATTAAGGCGGGTTATCAGGTTACGGGAATTGCTTCTTCGGTTGTTCAGGCAAGAAAATCGATTGAAGAAAAAAAGCCCGACTGGGTACTGTTGGATATTATGCTGAAAGGCGACTTAACGGGTATTGATCTTGCGTGGGAACTGCGTGAGATCAATTTGCCGTTTCTCTATATTTCTGCCAATACCAACCAGACTACGTTGGAAGCAGTGAAGGAAACCCAGCCTTACGGATTTATGGTTAAACCTTTTCGTGAGCGCGATTTAATCGTGATGTTAGACATCGCTAAATATCGTTTTGATGTCGAAAGAGGTTGCGATTTTATTAAAAATACAGATAATGACGTTATTGAAGGCATTGTCGGGAAAAGCAAAGTTCTTAAGGATGTTGTTGAAAAAGTAAGGATTGTTGCCCCAACCGATACTTCCGTTCTGGTGATCGGTGAAAGTGGAACCGGAAAAGAAAAGGTAGCACATTCCGTGCATGAACTTTCAGATCGAAAAGATAAACCGATTGTGGTTGTAAACTGCGCTGCTTTGCCTCATTCTTTAATTGAATCTGAACTTTTTGGTCATGAAAAAGGAAGCTTTACAGGGGCGAATACTTTGAGGATCGGAAAATTTGAACAGGCAGATGGCGGAACAATATTTTTGGATGAAATAGGAGAATTACCTTTGGATTCCCAGGTGAAATTACTCCGTGTTTTACAGGAAAAAGAAATCGAAAGATTAGGCGGAAATAAAACACTAAAAGTGAATGTAAGAATTGTCGCAGCAACCAATCGATCTCTGGAAAAAGAAGTGGCAGAAGGCAGATTCAGGCTTGATTTATATTACCGACTGAATGTTTTCCCAATCGAATTGCCACCGTTGAGAGAAAGAAAAGAAGACATCGAGCTGCTGGCTAATTTTTTCTTAAATAAATATTCTACAGCCTCAAGAAGAAATATAACTTTGATCAGTAAAGATGCTTTAGAACAATTATTAAACTACCGTTGGCCCGGAAATATTCGTGAATTGGAACATTTGATGGAAAGAAGTGTTCTTTTAGCAAAAAACACTGAAATCGAAAATTTTGAACTTCCGAAATCAGTTGAACAACCTTCGGAACCATCTCACGGACAGTTAAAATCAATGGAAGAAATGGAAAGAGATCACATTATGAATGCGCTGCAAAGCTGCAACGGAAAAGTTTCCGGAATCGGTGGAGCGGCAGAATTATTGAAAATCCAGCCTCAGACTTTATATTCCAAAATGAAGAAACTGGGCATTGATAAAGGGTATAAATAG
- a CDS encoding TMEM175 family protein: MEKETGRIEGFSDGVFAIAITLLVLDLHVPEADSIRNGNDILIFMKNQWPTFLAFILSFFSIFIMWVNHHKIFKQIYSRNSGIMFANGLILFLVSAVSYPTALLAKYFNGEAASVVVAIYTGIFVLINLAYNLLWYLASKNKKLLRPGITDLAIKKIHNNYLYGLPIYIIALTFSFWIPVVSLIIILGLWIFWALSSGKIEMSMK, encoded by the coding sequence ATGGAAAAAGAAACTGGCCGTATAGAAGGCTTCAGCGACGGCGTTTTTGCCATTGCAATCACCCTTTTGGTACTCGATCTTCACGTACCTGAAGCAGACAGCATCAGGAACGGAAACGATATATTAATTTTTATGAAAAACCAATGGCCAACGTTTTTAGCGTTTATCCTTTCGTTTTTCAGTATTTTCATCATGTGGGTCAATCACCACAAAATTTTCAAACAAATTTATAGTCGAAATTCAGGAATTATGTTTGCTAATGGATTGATTCTCTTTCTCGTTTCGGCAGTTTCCTATCCAACGGCTTTGTTGGCTAAATATTTCAACGGAGAAGCGGCTTCTGTGGTCGTGGCCATCTATACGGGAATTTTTGTACTGATTAATCTGGCGTATAATCTACTGTGGTATCTGGCGAGTAAAAACAAAAAATTACTGCGTCCGGGAATTACCGATCTGGCGATTAAAAAAATACACAATAATTACCTTTACGGACTTCCTATTTATATTATTGCGCTGACTTTTTCCTTCTGGATTCCTGTTGTTTCATTGATTATTATTCTGGGATTGTGGATCTTTTGGGCGCTTTCGTCAGGAAAAATTGAAATGAGTATGAAATAA